The following proteins are encoded in a genomic region of Desulfosporosinus youngiae DSM 17734:
- a CDS encoding LolA family protein, whose protein sequence is MKTKDTFAQSSPEQELDDFIDALNLELRPKESTHDDVAELQSLTRNIKNLRPAAEPREQFTRQLQENLRKTNKPQKKFLPWGALVASILVVIFLISPWSHSNKDLVLAMEQEVKQLQNYHGILEKVSTNAAGETQLIQRTEIWSEGNKYATQSEDNIITVNNGEQRWKTQANNQEITLLPIYLDPHDFDLKKEAARAQQYPHKIAGTDTVAGRAATRLEIAPPGGLTYYLWIDKETHLPIQLQTAMQKSLRTTYTFVTLETNVQVPNSTFNYNLPEGYRIIDQNPDKPAADLEEAVALSNLSPLQPSDKPLRFFASPNRIVLDFDDTIVIESKATTPFILSPLATLGQIEGSPLEILPDSLRWQQNGLEINIQGQRTEELAKQLAKTIVIPQPGQVLPDQPSVKVEIDMEVVKNNQQQVDAGSSPWQLDPVQVAFTFAALQISPEGIQGEPPLDFNSLKITSNTGTDARIELSEGPVKTVYLKRLIRQDQSGIWTVTGYDPR, encoded by the coding sequence ATGAAAACAAAGGACACCTTCGCTCAAAGTTCTCCGGAGCAAGAATTAGACGATTTTATTGATGCTCTGAATCTGGAACTAAGGCCTAAGGAAAGCACCCATGACGATGTCGCGGAACTGCAGTCCCTAACGAGAAACATTAAAAACCTGCGTCCGGCTGCAGAACCTCGTGAACAGTTCACTCGCCAATTACAGGAAAACCTCAGAAAAACAAACAAGCCTCAGAAAAAATTCTTACCCTGGGGTGCGCTCGTAGCCAGTATCTTAGTTGTTATTTTCTTAATATCCCCCTGGTCTCATTCGAACAAAGATCTTGTCTTGGCAATGGAACAGGAAGTAAAACAGCTTCAAAACTATCATGGAATTCTTGAAAAGGTCAGTACAAATGCAGCCGGCGAAACTCAGCTCATCCAGCGGACTGAGATTTGGTCTGAGGGAAATAAATATGCTACCCAAAGCGAAGATAACATAATAACGGTCAACAACGGAGAACAGCGTTGGAAGACTCAGGCTAATAATCAAGAAATCACTTTACTGCCTATCTATCTTGACCCACATGATTTCGATTTAAAGAAAGAAGCAGCCAGAGCACAACAATATCCCCACAAAATCGCAGGTACAGACACCGTTGCAGGTCGTGCCGCTACCCGTCTGGAAATAGCTCCTCCCGGCGGTTTGACCTACTATTTGTGGATTGATAAAGAAACACATTTGCCAATCCAGCTTCAAACCGCTATGCAAAAATCCCTGCGCACGACTTATACATTTGTGACTCTGGAAACAAATGTTCAAGTTCCTAATTCAACCTTCAACTATAATCTGCCGGAGGGATATCGAATCATTGACCAGAATCCTGATAAGCCCGCAGCTGACTTAGAGGAAGCAGTCGCCTTGAGTAACCTCTCTCCGCTCCAGCCCTCAGATAAACCTCTGCGCTTCTTTGCCTCCCCTAACCGAATCGTCCTTGACTTCGATGATACAATTGTTATCGAGTCTAAAGCAACGACCCCCTTTATTCTCTCCCCTCTGGCAACCCTTGGGCAGATAGAAGGAAGCCCCTTGGAAATTTTGCCGGATAGCCTTCGCTGGCAGCAAAACGGACTGGAAATAAACATTCAAGGACAACGAACTGAGGAACTGGCCAAACAATTAGCCAAAACTATTGTTATCCCCCAACCCGGCCAAGTCCTTCCGGATCAACCCTCAGTTAAAGTAGAGATCGACATGGAGGTCGTTAAAAACAATCAACAACAAGTTGATGCCGGAAGCAGCCCTTGGCAGCTCGACCCTGTACAGGTGGCCTTCACCTTTGCCGCACTGCAGATATCCCCGGAAGGAATCCAAGGTGAACCTCCCCTTGATTTCAATTCTCTCAAAATAACCTCAAATACAGGTACAGATGCCAGGATTGAACTATCTGAAGGTCCTGTCAAAACGGTTTATTTGAAACGATTAATCCGTCAGGACCAAAGCGGCATTTGGACAGTTACAGGCTATGACCCCAGGTAA
- the leuB gene encoding 3-isopropylmalate dehydrogenase: protein MPNVLVLPGDGIGLEITPEAVKVLQAVLKGHSTTLNFEYGLIGGAGIDEAGKALPDETLAAAQAADAILLGSVGGPKWDTLPAPQRPELGGLLALRKALGLFANIRPVKMLPMLVEASTLRTEVVKNVDLVVLRELTGGLYFGEKGRGTNPNSAFDTLVYTEEEIRRIVDLGFQMAAKRRGRLCSVDKANVLESSRFWREITLDIAKNYPEVELTHMYVDNAAMQLVRWPEQFDVIVTENMFGDILTDLASMLMGSIGMISSASLNGGKGLYEPAHGSAPDIAGKNIANPLATILSGALMLRYSFGLEHEAQMIEKAVERVLQEGYRTPDLAKSGDKVLGTREMGDAVVEALK from the coding sequence ATGCCTAACGTTCTAGTTCTCCCTGGAGATGGAATTGGGTTAGAGATAACCCCTGAAGCGGTAAAGGTATTGCAAGCAGTGTTAAAAGGCCATTCAACTACGCTTAATTTTGAATATGGGTTGATCGGCGGAGCTGGGATTGATGAGGCAGGCAAGGCTTTGCCGGATGAAACATTAGCAGCGGCACAGGCAGCTGATGCGATTTTGTTGGGATCAGTTGGCGGTCCTAAGTGGGACACTCTGCCGGCACCCCAACGCCCGGAGTTGGGAGGACTGCTGGCGCTTCGTAAAGCTCTGGGTCTGTTTGCCAATATCCGCCCTGTGAAAATGCTGCCGATGTTGGTGGAAGCTTCTACCCTTCGTACCGAAGTCGTTAAGAATGTTGATCTGGTTGTTCTGCGTGAGCTGACAGGTGGACTTTACTTCGGGGAGAAAGGGAGAGGAACAAATCCCAATAGTGCATTTGACACATTAGTTTATACAGAAGAGGAAATCCGGCGCATTGTTGACCTCGGTTTCCAAATGGCAGCTAAGCGCCGGGGCAGACTTTGTTCTGTGGACAAAGCGAATGTCTTGGAATCCTCCCGTTTTTGGAGAGAGATTACCTTGGATATTGCTAAGAACTATCCGGAAGTTGAATTAACCCATATGTATGTGGATAATGCAGCTATGCAATTGGTCCGCTGGCCCGAGCAATTCGATGTAATCGTAACAGAAAATATGTTCGGTGATATCCTTACAGATTTGGCATCCATGTTAATGGGGTCGATCGGAATGATCTCCTCGGCAAGCTTAAATGGAGGCAAAGGACTCTACGAACCAGCTCATGGATCGGCGCCGGATATTGCGGGCAAGAATATTGCCAACCCCTTAGCTACAATACTCTCCGGAGCCTTAATGCTGCGTTATTCCTTTGGATTAGAGCATGAGGCTCAGATGATCGAAAAAGCGGTTGAGCGCGTCTTGCAAGAGGGGTATAGAACGCCTGATTTAGCAAAATCAGGGGATAAAGTACTAGGAACCCGGGAAATGGGAGATGCTGTTGTAGAGGCATTAAAGTAG
- the nagZ gene encoding beta-N-acetylhexosaminidase: protein MRKNYLLLILVLALLAILGYGYVTTMDNRKNTEDIDPIQEQIKGMSLEEKVGQLVMAGVDTYENDLNSARLLQEYHVGGFVFFKKNVKDANQLLSLINSLKETNSVNKLPLMLAVDEEGGRVSRMPSEFTKLPSSRRIGELNSDELSYRLGGIVGEELKSFGLNTNFAPVLDVFSNPQNQVIGDRAFGDNPTLVSKLGIQTMKGLRSQNIISVVKHFPGHGDTFVDSHVGLPVINHDLNRLKSLELVPFYKAVENKVDAIMLAHILLPKIDSEYPASFSKIIISDILRKEMLFDGVIITDDLTMGAIVNNYDLSEAAITSINAGSDMVLVCHEYAKQEAVLKAMQTAAQTGRISLERIDQSVYRVLKLKGEYALSDRSIESVNPLSINHKIEVLYRDFPSLKP from the coding sequence ATGCGTAAGAACTATTTGCTTTTAATCCTTGTCCTTGCTTTATTGGCTATCCTGGGGTATGGATATGTTACGACCATGGATAACCGGAAAAATACGGAAGATATTGATCCCATTCAAGAACAAATTAAGGGGATGAGCTTGGAGGAAAAGGTCGGCCAATTGGTCATGGCGGGCGTTGACACATATGAAAATGACCTTAATTCGGCGCGGCTGCTTCAAGAGTATCATGTGGGCGGTTTTGTATTTTTTAAAAAAAATGTCAAGGATGCCAACCAACTGCTGTCCTTAATAAATTCATTGAAAGAAACAAATTCGGTTAACAAACTGCCTTTAATGTTAGCCGTTGATGAAGAGGGGGGCAGAGTTTCCCGAATGCCGTCCGAATTCACAAAGCTTCCGTCGAGCCGGCGAATTGGTGAGCTGAATAGTGATGAACTTTCCTACCGGCTGGGTGGCATCGTCGGAGAAGAATTAAAATCCTTTGGGCTGAATACCAATTTTGCGCCGGTTCTGGACGTTTTCAGTAATCCTCAAAATCAGGTGATAGGAGATCGGGCTTTTGGAGATAACCCAACTCTGGTTAGTAAGCTTGGCATTCAGACCATGAAGGGACTCCGGTCGCAGAATATTATCTCTGTTGTCAAACACTTTCCGGGGCATGGGGATACTTTCGTTGATTCTCATGTTGGGCTGCCTGTTATTAATCACGATCTGAACAGGTTAAAAAGTCTTGAATTAGTCCCTTTCTATAAGGCTGTCGAAAACAAGGTTGATGCAATTATGCTGGCGCATATCCTCTTGCCAAAAATCGATTCCGAGTATCCCGCCTCGTTTTCGAAAATCATTATTTCGGATATTCTGCGCAAAGAAATGTTGTTTGATGGGGTAATTATAACCGACGATCTGACGATGGGGGCGATCGTCAATAATTATGATCTTAGTGAAGCTGCAATAACATCCATAAATGCCGGCAGTGATATGGTATTAGTATGTCATGAGTATGCTAAACAAGAGGCTGTACTTAAAGCAATGCAAACGGCCGCCCAAACAGGAAGGATTTCTCTGGAGAGGATAGATCAAAGTGTTTATAGGGTATTGAAATTAAAAGGGGAGTACGCCCTCTCCGATAGGTCAATCGAATCGGTGAATCCGTTAAGTATCAACCATAAGATTGAAGTACTCTACAGGGATTTCCCATCCCTAAAACCATAG
- the proC gene encoding pyrroline-5-carboxylate reductase — MSQSIGFIGGGNIAEAMISGLKKTNSALEIRVTNLSNHGRIQGLVDRYKVIAAPLKELVEDSRVLIIAVKPKDVQGVLKDLTDFSLQDKLVISVAAGVPLKLFNKYLPGVAVVRAMPNTSTAVLHSMTGLARGDNVTDEQAEIGEKIFSATGRIMWVPEKNINALTAISGSGPAYFYLFAESLIKAGIELGLSEEEAEILVLETLIGSGKMIAESDKSPGRLREEVTSPNGTTYAALNVFMDEKLAQTVLNAAKACAKRAEDLEGEYSEC; from the coding sequence ATGTCACAAAGTATTGGTTTTATTGGTGGGGGAAATATTGCGGAGGCTATGATCAGCGGTCTGAAGAAGACGAATAGTGCACTGGAAATCCGAGTGACTAATCTTTCAAATCATGGACGTATTCAGGGTTTGGTTGATAGATATAAGGTTATTGCGGCTCCGCTGAAGGAACTCGTGGAAGATTCGAGGGTCTTGATTATTGCAGTGAAGCCGAAGGACGTCCAAGGCGTGCTTAAAGATTTAACGGATTTTTCGCTGCAGGATAAGCTGGTTATTAGTGTGGCAGCGGGTGTCCCTTTGAAGCTTTTTAATAAATATCTGCCCGGGGTTGCAGTTGTTCGGGCGATGCCAAATACCTCTACTGCCGTGCTTCATTCAATGACCGGCTTAGCGCGGGGGGATAATGTCACTGATGAACAGGCGGAGATAGGAGAGAAGATTTTCTCGGCTACAGGACGAATTATGTGGGTGCCGGAAAAAAACATCAATGCCTTAACAGCAATTAGCGGAAGTGGTCCGGCCTATTTTTATCTGTTTGCGGAGAGCTTGATTAAAGCGGGGATAGAATTAGGACTCAGCGAAGAGGAAGCCGAAATATTAGTCCTGGAGACCTTGATTGGCTCAGGAAAAATGATTGCCGAAAGTGATAAATCGCCGGGGAGGCTTCGTGAAGAAGTCACTTCTCCCAATGGTACAACTTACGCAGCTTTGAATGTTTTTATGGATGAAAAATTAGCTCAGACTGTGCTGAACGCTGCTAAGGCTTGTGCGAAGCGTGCAGAAGATCTGGAAGGAGAGTATTCCGAGTGTTAA
- a CDS encoding DUF3221 domain-containing protein, with protein sequence MNVSKVIKTIAISLVSVLVLSGCDAAKPQDSGNPQDAKQIDILGTVISVTRNQSGDILGTIYVEGETGFKPYDKASIKVTQKTRIYEKTADQEVNAIFDSLKKDQRVEVSFIGPVAESYPVQATAGEITILNDEQADKRASLGGIRLGDSQSQVDKVLGSAFKEEVYDEPGHFPEAWKRRVYDNGMTIIIGKNSGQVLELETTSAQFPTNRGVKTGDMAKDVFDNYGSDYKQMESRHGEGMLEGFYELGEGQLIIFDLDKADNSLLNQNVKADSRVEMIRLTRDNFID encoded by the coding sequence ATGAACGTAAGTAAAGTAATCAAAACCATCGCTATCTCGCTTGTAAGTGTTTTAGTCCTTTCCGGATGCGATGCTGCCAAGCCCCAAGACTCAGGGAATCCCCAAGATGCCAAGCAAATAGACATTCTTGGTACTGTTATCAGCGTGACCAGAAATCAATCCGGGGATATACTCGGAACCATTTACGTGGAAGGGGAAACGGGTTTTAAGCCTTACGATAAGGCATCAATTAAAGTGACTCAAAAGACCAGAATCTACGAAAAGACTGCAGACCAAGAGGTAAACGCTATATTTGATTCCTTAAAGAAAGATCAAAGAGTCGAAGTGAGCTTCATTGGACCGGTCGCTGAATCATACCCTGTCCAGGCAACTGCCGGTGAGATCACGATACTGAACGATGAACAAGCGGATAAGCGCGCGAGCCTAGGCGGAATCCGGTTAGGAGATAGTCAGAGTCAGGTTGACAAGGTATTAGGGAGTGCCTTTAAGGAAGAAGTTTATGATGAACCTGGTCATTTTCCGGAAGCTTGGAAGCGAAGGGTCTATGATAATGGGATGACTATTATTATAGGAAAGAACTCAGGACAGGTACTCGAACTTGAGACCACCTCGGCACAATTTCCGACAAATCGGGGAGTTAAAACGGGGGATATGGCCAAAGACGTGTTTGATAACTACGGTTCAGACTATAAACAGATGGAAAGCCGGCACGGAGAAGGAATGCTTGAAGGTTTTTATGAGCTGGGGGAGGGGCAATTAATCATTTTTGACCTGGACAAAGCGGATAACTCCCTGTTAAACCAGAATGTGAAGGCGGATTCCAGAGTAGAAATGATTCGCTTAACCAGGGACAATTTTATAGACTAG
- the proB gene encoding glutamate 5-kinase — MLSDVRRVVLKIGSSSLNHQQGGIDERAIDEIVSVIAALKEDGVECIIVSSGAVAAGMGQLKLQGRPRDLAGKQAVAAVGQGVLIEMYTRNLEQHGIIAAQVLLSRIDLAQASHYRNAQNTLEKLLRLQVVPIINENDTVAVEELCFGDNDTLSALVAGLVGADLLVILTDVDGLYTANPKKDSSAQLIKEVTEVSAVESMASGAGSLLGTGGMVTKLRAAKIATRFGIGMLLLNFTRLQELNFLTKGQSPEGTYFQPVKHRLAGRKRWIAYAGLTEGSIQVDDGAAKALVEEGKSLLAKGIIAVEGTWERKEIVRIINTKGEEIARGVAELTRDEVQTVKGLHSEKLHQLFRDFDGEEVVHRDNMTLI, encoded by the coding sequence GTGTTAAGTGACGTGCGTAGAGTGGTCTTGAAAATAGGGAGCAGTAGTTTAAACCATCAGCAGGGTGGGATAGATGAGCGGGCAATTGATGAGATTGTCTCGGTTATTGCAGCCTTAAAGGAAGATGGAGTGGAGTGTATTATTGTTTCATCAGGGGCTGTTGCCGCGGGAATGGGGCAACTAAAGCTGCAAGGCCGGCCCCGGGATTTAGCGGGAAAACAAGCTGTAGCGGCTGTGGGCCAAGGGGTACTCATAGAGATGTATACCCGAAATCTCGAACAACATGGTATTATAGCTGCTCAAGTATTGTTATCTCGAATTGATTTGGCGCAAGCATCCCATTATAGGAACGCCCAAAATACACTGGAGAAATTGCTGCGTCTGCAAGTCGTACCGATCATTAATGAAAATGACACAGTTGCGGTAGAGGAACTTTGTTTTGGGGATAATGATACTTTGTCTGCTTTAGTGGCAGGCCTGGTCGGGGCCGACTTATTGGTCATTTTAACAGACGTCGATGGCTTGTATACGGCCAATCCGAAAAAGGATTCCTCCGCTCAACTTATTAAAGAAGTGACAGAGGTATCCGCTGTTGAAAGTATGGCGAGCGGGGCTGGAAGTCTTTTAGGAACGGGAGGGATGGTCACCAAATTGAGAGCTGCCAAGATTGCCACTCGTTTTGGGATTGGTATGCTTCTCTTGAATTTCACACGTCTTCAGGAACTTAATTTCCTGACTAAGGGTCAGAGTCCCGAAGGAACCTATTTTCAGCCGGTAAAGCATCGTCTTGCCGGTCGGAAACGCTGGATTGCCTATGCAGGCTTAACTGAAGGAAGTATCCAAGTCGATGATGGGGCGGCTAAAGCTCTGGTGGAAGAAGGCAAGAGCCTGCTGGCCAAAGGAATCATTGCAGTGGAAGGGACTTGGGAACGGAAAGAAATCGTTCGGATTATCAATACGAAAGGAGAAGAGATTGCCAGAGGGGTAGCAGAATTGACTAGGGATGAAGTACAGACAGTGAAGGGGCTGCATTCGGAAAAACTGCATCAGCTTTTTAGGGATTTTGACGGGGAAGAAGTGGTTCATCGCGACAATATGACACTTATATAA
- a CDS encoding phosphatase PAP2 family protein, whose amino-acid sequence MQKKIKGLMPLFLMLSIPISNILYCLLNNGDRGIHSLVTDIDQGVPFIKLFILPYIAWYFFIFGTLTYFCFKDKNIYYRTLLSINLGLLISYGIYFFFQTHVPRPELIGDDLLTMLTAFIYSNDQPYNAFPSIHVLLSFLMIKAINKYPAKNYLNVTFVYINAILIILATQFIKQHVILDLLSAILLGGLIFDLVFYVNMERLGELLKAPGLGPVIKKVKHQIIVITNEQSNSNKRF is encoded by the coding sequence ATGCAGAAAAAGATTAAAGGTCTGATGCCTCTTTTCTTAATGTTGTCGATTCCAATTTCTAATATCCTATATTGTCTGCTCAATAATGGGGATCGAGGCATCCATAGCCTGGTTACAGATATAGATCAGGGAGTCCCATTTATAAAACTTTTTATTTTACCTTATATAGCTTGGTATTTTTTCATATTTGGAACCTTAACTTACTTTTGTTTTAAGGATAAGAACATCTATTACCGGACGTTGCTGTCAATTAATCTTGGATTATTGATATCATACGGAATCTATTTCTTTTTTCAGACACATGTTCCCAGGCCTGAACTTATTGGCGATGACCTGCTGACGATGCTGACAGCTTTTATATATAGTAACGACCAACCTTATAATGCCTTTCCAAGTATTCATGTCCTGTTAAGTTTTCTAATGATTAAAGCAATTAACAAGTATCCGGCTAAAAATTACTTAAATGTAACGTTTGTTTATATTAACGCTATCCTAATCATTTTAGCAACTCAATTTATTAAGCAACATGTTATTTTAGATCTCTTATCCGCTATACTATTAGGAGGGTTAATTTTTGACCTGGTTTTTTACGTAAACATGGAGAGATTGGGCGAACTGCTAAAGGCCCCCGGCTTGGGGCCGGTAATAAAAAAAGTCAAACATCAAATAATAGTTATTACCAATGAACAAAGCAACAGCAATAAGAGATTTTAG
- a CDS encoding MGDG synthase family glycosyltransferase: protein MKHLRILVFSAAFGNGHFRAAEAVIEEIRIKEPSAIVTHIDFGDFLSKRFNSVIKKLYFELIKHSPKLWGKLYKQTSKLSPKSKIQRFLNLLGRSDFLKYIQEFDPDLIVCTYPTVSSILAQLRLEHILQVPVVTVITDYTVHGHWIHPGVDGYMVACEEVKEMLVTAGILEQRIHVTGIPISPKFEKKKDREEIISALGLKPGLPTFLVMGSYGNWESTRKICTTLADSGPPVQSIIVCGNNKKLYHSLQDLVASALNPLIILGYVDNMEELMSAADLIITKSGGLTVTEALTMDLPLVIYKPIPGQEEENANFVQRIGAGQAAGSDKELEGLLKCFISHPEELEKMREKARSALMGHSAEQTVNQMLQLVANSSKTQRTG from the coding sequence TTGAAGCATTTACGAATTCTTGTGTTTTCTGCAGCCTTTGGAAATGGACATTTTCGGGCTGCTGAAGCAGTTATTGAGGAAATACGTATCAAGGAACCTTCAGCAATTGTGACACATATAGATTTTGGGGATTTCCTGAGTAAGCGCTTTAATAGCGTGATTAAAAAACTATACTTTGAGTTGATCAAACATTCGCCAAAACTATGGGGGAAATTATATAAGCAAACCTCCAAGCTGAGTCCTAAGTCGAAAATTCAGCGTTTTTTGAATCTATTAGGCCGCTCTGATTTTCTCAAATACATTCAGGAATTTGATCCTGATCTGATCGTCTGCACTTATCCAACAGTCTCTTCGATCCTGGCTCAGCTGAGATTAGAGCATATATTACAGGTTCCGGTGGTCACGGTCATTACGGACTACACGGTTCACGGTCATTGGATCCATCCAGGTGTGGATGGGTATATGGTGGCTTGTGAAGAGGTTAAGGAAATGTTAGTGACAGCGGGAATCCTTGAACAACGAATACATGTGACAGGAATCCCGATTAGTCCAAAATTTGAAAAAAAGAAGGATCGGGAAGAGATTATCTCTGCTCTGGGACTTAAACCGGGTCTGCCGACCTTTCTTGTAATGGGGTCCTATGGTAACTGGGAAAGCACGAGAAAAATCTGTACAACACTTGCAGATTCAGGACCACCGGTACAGTCAATTATTGTATGCGGGAATAATAAAAAATTGTATCATTCTTTGCAAGATCTCGTTGCCAGTGCCCTTAATCCCCTGATTATCTTAGGGTATGTTGATAATATGGAGGAATTAATGTCCGCAGCGGATCTAATTATAACCAAGTCCGGAGGTTTAACTGTCACTGAAGCACTAACGATGGACCTGCCGCTCGTTATCTATAAGCCTATACCGGGTCAGGAAGAAGAAAATGCAAACTTTGTGCAGCGCATCGGTGCGGGACAGGCCGCAGGTTCAGACAAGGAATTGGAAGGATTACTTAAGTGTTTTATAAGCCATCCGGAGGAACTTGAGAAAATGAGGGAGAAAGCAAGATCTGCTTTAATGGGTCATTCGGCAGAACAAACGGTTAATCAGATGCTTCAATTAGTGGCGAATTCAAGCAAAACCCAAAGAACTGGATGA
- a CDS encoding glutamate-5-semialdehyde dehydrogenase, protein MIFPELIEIGQKAKQAARQLACASTEAKNNALISMAEALLKSEEEILKANGLDVKAAEEKGLKKSLVNRLKLTSAGISQISQSLKEVAALRDPVGEGEVWTRPNGLRIQQTRVPLGVVAMIYEARPNVTVDAAALCLKSGNVVILRGGSEALESNKVLAGVIAEAAEAGGLPSGCIQLITDTNREWVQQLMRLNDYVDVIIPRGGAGLIETVVQNATVPVIETGTGMCHAFVDRDADYEKALPIIINAKTQNPGVCNALETVLVDEGIAENFLPLIGEELKKKQVEIKGCPRTCELLPYALPANEEDWVLEHLDLILSIKVVPDLDGALDHIFQYSTKHSETIITENYTKAQRFLKEVDAAAVYVNASTRFTDGGRFGFGAEIGISTQKLHARGPMGLKELTTIKYMVYGDGHVVK, encoded by the coding sequence ATGATTTTCCCGGAATTAATTGAGATCGGGCAAAAGGCTAAACAGGCCGCACGGCAGTTGGCTTGCGCAAGCACTGAGGCAAAGAACAATGCTTTAATCTCAATGGCAGAGGCGCTCCTGAAAAGTGAAGAAGAAATCCTGAAAGCCAATGGCTTAGATGTTAAGGCGGCTGAAGAGAAAGGTCTTAAGAAGAGTCTGGTTAATCGTTTGAAGCTGACATCGGCAGGCATTTCCCAAATCAGCCAATCCCTTAAAGAAGTCGCCGCTTTGAGGGACCCTGTCGGGGAAGGGGAAGTCTGGACGCGGCCGAATGGACTGCGTATTCAACAAACCCGGGTTCCTTTGGGAGTTGTGGCGATGATCTATGAAGCACGGCCCAACGTTACTGTCGATGCGGCTGCTCTGTGTCTGAAGTCAGGCAATGTGGTGATTTTAAGAGGTGGATCAGAGGCTTTAGAAAGTAATAAAGTTTTAGCCGGAGTTATTGCCGAGGCTGCTGAGGCCGGCGGACTGCCCTCAGGATGTATCCAATTGATTACGGATACGAATAGAGAGTGGGTTCAGCAATTGATGCGTTTAAATGATTATGTTGATGTCATTATTCCCAGAGGAGGAGCCGGGTTGATTGAAACGGTGGTGCAAAATGCCACTGTACCGGTGATTGAAACCGGTACAGGCATGTGTCATGCTTTTGTTGACCGGGATGCAGATTATGAAAAGGCGTTGCCCATTATTATTAATGCCAAGACCCAAAATCCGGGAGTGTGCAACGCCTTAGAAACTGTGCTCGTGGATGAGGGGATTGCGGAGAACTTTCTTCCCTTAATCGGTGAAGAACTTAAAAAGAAACAAGTTGAAATTAAAGGTTGTCCGCGAACCTGTGAACTGTTGCCCTATGCTCTCCCGGCTAATGAGGAAGACTGGGTTCTGGAACACCTGGACCTTATATTAAGCATAAAAGTTGTGCCGGATCTGGATGGGGCACTGGATCATATCTTCCAATACTCTACCAAGCATTCTGAAACAATTATTACCGAGAACTATACCAAAGCTCAACGGTTTTTAAAAGAAGTTGATGCGGCTGCTGTATACGTAAATGCTTCAACCCGCTTTACGGATGGAGGACGTTTTGGCTTTGGGGCGGAGATAGGAATTAGCACTCAGAAGTTACATGCCCGTGGACCTATGGGTCTGAAAGAATTGACGACGATTAAGTATATGGTCTATGGAGACGGACATGTTGTAAAATAA